The Camelus bactrianus isolate YW-2024 breed Bactrian camel chromosome 32, ASM4877302v1, whole genome shotgun sequence genome includes a region encoding these proteins:
- the DDX51 gene encoding ATP-dependent RNA helicase DDX51 isoform X1: protein MALFHVARYAGPEAAGAEADADGRARALLQRLQCRARERELQRQPLQQEPAGSAEPAQAAGKRRRRPRRTRRREGGGAPASPGEPNGKRRRADGEDAGAGGAARSRAGARPWGSCPRAADARPRPRFCLAESSEEAPEESSVAADAARPPEGPGGPLPEEAPGPPAQALVLGDFGRSRAPKVQPFLPVWLAEPSCVGKNVTEGLVPIEDIPEVHPDLQKKLRAQGISSYFPVQAAVIPALLESAAGGFLVSRGGYWPSDLCVSAPTGSGKTLAFVIPVVQALLPRAVCQVRALAVLPTKELAQQVSKVFNVYTDATSLRVALVTGQKSLAKEQESLVQKTADGFRCLADIVVATPGRLVDHIDQTPGFSLQHLRFLVIDEADRMIDSMHQSWLPRVVAAAFPSGGTRGPSALLQRTRPQAVTAASICCPQTPLQKLLFSATLTQNPEKLQQLGLFQPRLFSTGPVRRGLGAPDVDVDGDLGGKYLFPAGLAHHYVPCSLRSKPLVVLHLILEMKFSRVLCFTNSRENAHRLFLLVQAFGGVAVAEFSSRYGPGQRKMILKQFEQGKIQLLVSTDATARGIDVQGVQLVLNYDAPQYLRTYVHRVGRTARAGKTGQAFTLLLKVQERRFLRMLAEGGVPGLQRHDTPSELLQPLVPRYEEALSQLERAVKEEQKQKAA, encoded by the exons ATGGCGCTCTTCCACGTCGCGCGGTACGCCGGCCCTGAGGCGGCCGGGGCGGAGGCCGACGCGGACGGCCGGGCTCGCGCGCTGCTGCAGCGGCTGCAGTGCCGGGCTCGAGAGCGGGAGCTGCAGAGGCAGCCGCTGCAGCAGGAGCCCGCGGGGTCCGCGGAGCCCGCACAGGCGGCGgggaagcggcggcggcggccgcgcaGAACGCGGAGGCGCGAGGGCGGTGGGGCGCCGGCGAGCCCGGGCGAGCCGAACGGCAAGCGGCGGAGAGCGGACGGCGAGGACGCGGGCGCAGGTGGGGCGGCGCGGAGCCGGGCGGGCGCGCGGCCCTGGGGCTCGTGTCCACGTGCGGCTGACGCGCGGCCCCGGCCCCGCTTCTGCCTCGCAGAGAGCAGCGAGGAGGCGCCGGAGGAGAGCAGCGTGGCCGCGGACGCAGCACGGCCGCCGGAGGGCCCAGGCGGCCCGCTCCCCGAAGAggcccctgggcccccagcccaggccctggtGCTCGGGGACTTCGGGAGGAGCAGGGCGCCAAAG GTCCAGCCATTCCTGCCGGTGTGGCTGGCTGAACCAAGCTGCGTTGGAAAGAATGTCACGGAAGGCCTAGTGCCTATCGAGGACATCCCTGAAGTGCACCCGGACCTGCAGAAGAAGCTGCGGGCACAGGGCATCTCGTCCTACTTTCCAG TCCAGGCAGCGGTGATCCCCGCGCTCCTGGAGAGCGCAGCCGGCGGGTTCCTGGTGAGCAGAGGCGGCTACTGGCCCAGCGACCTCTGTGTTTCCGCCCCGACGGGCAGCGGGAAGACCCTGGCCTTTGTCATCCCTGTGGTACAG GCCCTGCTGCCCCGAGCCGTGTGCCAGGTCCGCGCCCTGGCCGTGCTGCCAACCAAGGAGCTGGCCCAGCAG GTAAGCAAAGTGTTCAACGTCTACACAGACGCCACCTCCCTGCGGGTCGCTCTGGTCACCGGGCAGAAGTCGCTGGCCAAGGAGCAGGAGAGCCTGGTACAGAAGAC AGCAGACGGCTTCCGCTGCCTGGCCGACATCGTGGTGGCCACACCCGGCCGCCTGGTGGACCACATCGACCAAACCCCAGGATTCAGCCTCCAGCACCTCCGCTTCCTG GTCATCGACGAGGCTGACCGGATGATCGACAGCATGCACCAGTCCTGGCTGCCACGGGTGGTGGCGGCGGCCTTCCCCAGCGGGGGCACCAggggcccctctgctctgctgcaGAGAACGCGGCCCCAGGCTGTGACCGCAGCCAG CATCTGCTGTCCCCAGACGCCACTGCAGAAACTGCTCTTCTCGGCCACCCTGACCCAGAACCCCGAAAAGCTGCAGCAGCTCGGCCTCTTCCAGCCCCGGCTCTTCTCCACGGGGCCGGTGCGCAGGGGCCTCGGAGCCCCTGACGTGGACGTGGATGGGGACTTGGGTGGGAAGTACCTCTTCCCTGCGGGGCTCGCG CATCACTACGTGCCCTGCAGCCTCCGCTCCAAACCGCTGGTCGTCCTGCACCTGATCCTGGAAATGAAGTTCTCAAGGGTCCTCTGTTTCACCAACTCCCGCGAGAACGCCCACAG GCTGTTCCTGCTGGTCCAGGCTTTCGGGGGAGTGGCCGTGGCCGAGTTCTCCTCTCGCTACGGGCCTGGTCAGAGGAAGATGATCTTGAAGCAGTTTGAGCAGGGGAAGATTCAGCT CCTCGTCAGCACCGACGCCACGGCCCGCGGCATCGATGTGCAGGGTGTGCAGCTGGTGCTGAACTACGACGCCCCCCAGTACCTGCGGACCTACGTGCACCG GGTCGGCAGAACCGCCCGCGCTGGGAAGACCGGACAGGCCTTCACGCTGCTCCTCAAAGTGCAG GAGAGGCGATTCCTCCGGATGCTGGCTGAAGGTGGGGTTCCGGGGCTGCAGCGGCACGACACCCCCAGCGAGCTCCTGCAGCCGCTGGTTCCGCGGTACGAGGAGGCCTTGTCCCAGCTGGAGAGGGCGGTCAAG GAGGAGCAGAAGCAGAAGGCGGCCTAG
- the NOC4L gene encoding nucleolar complex protein 4 homolog isoform X3: MVMAGSQGATRKYKVWMRHRYHSCCNSLGELLAHPSFQVKELALSTLMKFVQLEGEHPLEKPKWEGNYLFPRQLFKLVVEGLLSSEEDRSLLLSQFREYLEHDDIRYHTMQAAADTVARVTDGRPEVPLIFWNNAFTLLSSMSLPRQEGDLSSFYVKHVELSDKWKVVHLKEHRKAFQLMWLGFLKHQLPLRICKKVLVIMHDAILPYLAQPSLMIDFLTRAYDIGGAISLLALNGLFILIHKHNLEYPDFYRKLYGLLDPSVFHVKYRARFFHLADLFLSSSHLPAYLVAAFAKRLARLALTAPPEALLMVLPFICNLLRRHPACRVLMHRPRGPELDADPYDPGEEDPAQSRALESSLWELQALQRHYHPEVSKAASVINQALSVPEVSIAPLLELTAFEIFEQDLKKGPESVPLEFIPAQGLLGRQDDLCAQHFTLS; this comes from the exons ATGGTCATGGCAG GGTCCCAGGGGGCCACTCGCAAGTACAAGGTGTGGATGCGGCATCGTTACCACAGCTGCTGCAACAGCCTGGGGGAGCTCTTGGCCCACCCCTCCTTTCAGGTCAAG GAGCTGGCTCTCAGCACGCTTATGAAGTTTGTGCAGCTGGAGGGTGAGCACCCCCTGGAGAAGCCCAAGTGGGAGGGCAACTATCTGTTCCCCCGCCAGCTCTTTAAG TTGGTGGTGGAAGGCCTGCTCTCTTCGGAAGAGGACCgctccctgctcctctcccagTTCCGAGAGTATCTGGAACACGATGACATTCGCTACCACACGATGCAGGCAGCCGCGGACACCGTGGCCCGGGTCACTGACGGGCGACCTGAG GTGCCCCTTATCTTCTGGAATAATGCCTTCACGCTGCTGTCCTCCATGAGCCTGCCCCGCCAGGAGGGCGACCTCTCCAGCTTCTATGTGAAGCACGTGG AACTGTCAGACAAGTGGAAGGTCGTTCATCTGAAG gagCACAGAAAAGCCTTCCAGCTGATGTGGCTCGGCTTCCTCAAGCACCAG CTGCCTCTGCGCATCTGCAAGAAGGTGCTGGTCATCATGCACGACGCCATCCTGCCGTACCTGGCTCAGCCCAGCCTCATGATTGACTTCCTCACCCGCGCCTATGACATTG GGGGAGCCATCAGCCTCTTGGCCTTGAATGGACTTTTCATCCTGATTCATAAGCACAACCT GGAGTACCCTGACTTCTACCGGAAGCTCTACGGCCTCCTGGACCCATCTGTCTTCCACGTCAAGTACCGGGCCCGTTTCTTCCACCTGGCCgacctcttcctttcttcctc CCATCTCCCTGCCTACCTGGTGGCTGCCTTCGCCAAGCGCCTGGCCCGGCTGGCCCTGACGGCACCTCCCGAGGCCCTGCTCATGGTCCTGCCCTTCATTTGCAACCTGCTGCGCCGGCATCCAGCCTGCCGTGTCCTCATGCACCGCCCAAGGGGCCCTG AGCTGGACGCCGACCCCTATGACCCCGGAGAGGAGGACCCAGCCCAGAGTCGAGCCCTGGAGAGCTCCCTGTGGGAGCTGCAG GCCCTCCAGCGGCATTACCACCCCGAGGTGTCCAAGGCCGCCAGCGTCATCAACCAGGCGCTGTCTGTGCCCGAGGTCAGCATTGCGCCGCTCCTGGAACTCACTGCCTTCGAG ATCTTTGAGCAGGACCTGAAGAAGGGGCCCGAATCGGTGCCACTGGAGTTCATCCCGGCCCAGGGCCTGCTGGGCCGGCAGGACGACCTCTGTGCCCAGCACTTCACCCTGAGCTGA
- the NOC4L gene encoding nucleolar complex protein 4 homolog isoform X1, protein MEREPGPGGARRALGRLVEAVLASRGEANAVFDILAVLQSEDQEEVQEAVHACSRLFGALLARGELFVGQLPSEEMVMAGSQGATRKYKVWMRHRYHSCCNSLGELLAHPSFQVKELALSTLMKFVQLEGEHPLEKPKWEGNYLFPRQLFKLVVEGLLSSEEDRSLLLSQFREYLEHDDIRYHTMQAAADTVARVTDGRPEVPLIFWNNAFTLLSSMSLPRQEGDLSSFYVKHVELSDKWKVVHLKEHRKAFQLMWLGFLKHQLPLRICKKVLVIMHDAILPYLAQPSLMIDFLTRAYDIGGAISLLALNGLFILIHKHNLEYPDFYRKLYGLLDPSVFHVKYRARFFHLADLFLSSSHLPAYLVAAFAKRLARLALTAPPEALLMVLPFICNLLRRHPACRVLMHRPRGPELDADPYDPGEEDPAQSRALESSLWELQALQRHYHPEVSKAASVINQALSVPEVSIAPLLELTAFEIFEQDLKKGPESVPLEFIPAQGLLGRQDDLCAQHFTLS, encoded by the exons ATGGAGCGGGAACCCGGCCCCGGGGGCGCGCGCCGGGCGCTGGGCCGCCTGGTGGAGGCGGTGCTGGCGAGCCGCGGCGAGGCCAACGCCGTGTTCGACATCCTGGCCGTGCTGCAG TCTGAGGACCAGGAGGAGGTTCAGGAAGCCGTGCACGCATGCAGCCGACTCTTTGGAGCCCTGCTGGCCCGCGGAGAGCTGTTTGTGGGCCAGCTGCCCTCTGAGGAGATGGTCATGGCAG GGTCCCAGGGGGCCACTCGCAAGTACAAGGTGTGGATGCGGCATCGTTACCACAGCTGCTGCAACAGCCTGGGGGAGCTCTTGGCCCACCCCTCCTTTCAGGTCAAG GAGCTGGCTCTCAGCACGCTTATGAAGTTTGTGCAGCTGGAGGGTGAGCACCCCCTGGAGAAGCCCAAGTGGGAGGGCAACTATCTGTTCCCCCGCCAGCTCTTTAAG TTGGTGGTGGAAGGCCTGCTCTCTTCGGAAGAGGACCgctccctgctcctctcccagTTCCGAGAGTATCTGGAACACGATGACATTCGCTACCACACGATGCAGGCAGCCGCGGACACCGTGGCCCGGGTCACTGACGGGCGACCTGAG GTGCCCCTTATCTTCTGGAATAATGCCTTCACGCTGCTGTCCTCCATGAGCCTGCCCCGCCAGGAGGGCGACCTCTCCAGCTTCTATGTGAAGCACGTGG AACTGTCAGACAAGTGGAAGGTCGTTCATCTGAAG gagCACAGAAAAGCCTTCCAGCTGATGTGGCTCGGCTTCCTCAAGCACCAG CTGCCTCTGCGCATCTGCAAGAAGGTGCTGGTCATCATGCACGACGCCATCCTGCCGTACCTGGCTCAGCCCAGCCTCATGATTGACTTCCTCACCCGCGCCTATGACATTG GGGGAGCCATCAGCCTCTTGGCCTTGAATGGACTTTTCATCCTGATTCATAAGCACAACCT GGAGTACCCTGACTTCTACCGGAAGCTCTACGGCCTCCTGGACCCATCTGTCTTCCACGTCAAGTACCGGGCCCGTTTCTTCCACCTGGCCgacctcttcctttcttcctc CCATCTCCCTGCCTACCTGGTGGCTGCCTTCGCCAAGCGCCTGGCCCGGCTGGCCCTGACGGCACCTCCCGAGGCCCTGCTCATGGTCCTGCCCTTCATTTGCAACCTGCTGCGCCGGCATCCAGCCTGCCGTGTCCTCATGCACCGCCCAAGGGGCCCTG AGCTGGACGCCGACCCCTATGACCCCGGAGAGGAGGACCCAGCCCAGAGTCGAGCCCTGGAGAGCTCCCTGTGGGAGCTGCAG GCCCTCCAGCGGCATTACCACCCCGAGGTGTCCAAGGCCGCCAGCGTCATCAACCAGGCGCTGTCTGTGCCCGAGGTCAGCATTGCGCCGCTCCTGGAACTCACTGCCTTCGAG ATCTTTGAGCAGGACCTGAAGAAGGGGCCCGAATCGGTGCCACTGGAGTTCATCCCGGCCCAGGGCCTGCTGGGCCGGCAGGACGACCTCTGTGCCCAGCACTTCACCCTGAGCTGA
- the NOC4L gene encoding nucleolar complex protein 4 homolog isoform X2, whose product MEREPGPGGARRALGRLVEAVLASRGEANAVFDILAVLQSEDQEEVQEAVHACSRLFGALLARGELFVGQLPSEEMVMAGSQGATRKYKVWMRHRYHSCCNSLGELLAHPSFQVKELALSTLMKFVQLEGEHPLEKPKWEGNYLFPRQLFKLVVEGLLSSEEDRSLLLSQFREYLEHDDIRYHTMQAAADTVARVTDGRPEVPLIFWNNAFTLLSSMSLPRQEGDLSSFYVKHVELSDKWKVVHLKEHRKAFQLMWLGFLKHQLPLRICKKVLVIMHDAILPYLAQPSLMIDFLTRAYDIGGAISLLALNGLFILIHKHNLEYPDFYRKLYGLLDPSVFHVKYRARFFHLADLFLSSSHLPAYLVAAFAKRLARLALTAPPEALLMVLPFICNLLRRHPACRVLMHRPRGPELDADPYDPGEEDPAQSRALESSLWELQALQRHYHPEVSKAASVINQALSVPEIFEQDLKKGPESVPLEFIPAQGLLGRQDDLCAQHFTLS is encoded by the exons ATGGAGCGGGAACCCGGCCCCGGGGGCGCGCGCCGGGCGCTGGGCCGCCTGGTGGAGGCGGTGCTGGCGAGCCGCGGCGAGGCCAACGCCGTGTTCGACATCCTGGCCGTGCTGCAG TCTGAGGACCAGGAGGAGGTTCAGGAAGCCGTGCACGCATGCAGCCGACTCTTTGGAGCCCTGCTGGCCCGCGGAGAGCTGTTTGTGGGCCAGCTGCCCTCTGAGGAGATGGTCATGGCAG GGTCCCAGGGGGCCACTCGCAAGTACAAGGTGTGGATGCGGCATCGTTACCACAGCTGCTGCAACAGCCTGGGGGAGCTCTTGGCCCACCCCTCCTTTCAGGTCAAG GAGCTGGCTCTCAGCACGCTTATGAAGTTTGTGCAGCTGGAGGGTGAGCACCCCCTGGAGAAGCCCAAGTGGGAGGGCAACTATCTGTTCCCCCGCCAGCTCTTTAAG TTGGTGGTGGAAGGCCTGCTCTCTTCGGAAGAGGACCgctccctgctcctctcccagTTCCGAGAGTATCTGGAACACGATGACATTCGCTACCACACGATGCAGGCAGCCGCGGACACCGTGGCCCGGGTCACTGACGGGCGACCTGAG GTGCCCCTTATCTTCTGGAATAATGCCTTCACGCTGCTGTCCTCCATGAGCCTGCCCCGCCAGGAGGGCGACCTCTCCAGCTTCTATGTGAAGCACGTGG AACTGTCAGACAAGTGGAAGGTCGTTCATCTGAAG gagCACAGAAAAGCCTTCCAGCTGATGTGGCTCGGCTTCCTCAAGCACCAG CTGCCTCTGCGCATCTGCAAGAAGGTGCTGGTCATCATGCACGACGCCATCCTGCCGTACCTGGCTCAGCCCAGCCTCATGATTGACTTCCTCACCCGCGCCTATGACATTG GGGGAGCCATCAGCCTCTTGGCCTTGAATGGACTTTTCATCCTGATTCATAAGCACAACCT GGAGTACCCTGACTTCTACCGGAAGCTCTACGGCCTCCTGGACCCATCTGTCTTCCACGTCAAGTACCGGGCCCGTTTCTTCCACCTGGCCgacctcttcctttcttcctc CCATCTCCCTGCCTACCTGGTGGCTGCCTTCGCCAAGCGCCTGGCCCGGCTGGCCCTGACGGCACCTCCCGAGGCCCTGCTCATGGTCCTGCCCTTCATTTGCAACCTGCTGCGCCGGCATCCAGCCTGCCGTGTCCTCATGCACCGCCCAAGGGGCCCTG AGCTGGACGCCGACCCCTATGACCCCGGAGAGGAGGACCCAGCCCAGAGTCGAGCCCTGGAGAGCTCCCTGTGGGAGCTGCAG GCCCTCCAGCGGCATTACCACCCCGAGGTGTCCAAGGCCGCCAGCGTCATCAACCAGGCGCTGTCTGTGCCCGAG ATCTTTGAGCAGGACCTGAAGAAGGGGCCCGAATCGGTGCCACTGGAGTTCATCCCGGCCCAGGGCCTGCTGGGCCGGCAGGACGACCTCTGTGCCCAGCACTTCACCCTGAGCTGA
- the DDX51 gene encoding ATP-dependent RNA helicase DDX51 isoform X2, protein MALFHVARYAGPEAAGAEADADGRARALLQRLQCRARERELQRQPLQQEPAGSAEPAQAAGKRRRRPRRTRRREGGGAPASPGEPNGKRRRADGEDAGAESSEEAPEESSVAADAARPPEGPGGPLPEEAPGPPAQALVLGDFGRSRAPKVQPFLPVWLAEPSCVGKNVTEGLVPIEDIPEVHPDLQKKLRAQGISSYFPVQAAVIPALLESAAGGFLVSRGGYWPSDLCVSAPTGSGKTLAFVIPVVQALLPRAVCQVRALAVLPTKELAQQVSKVFNVYTDATSLRVALVTGQKSLAKEQESLVQKTADGFRCLADIVVATPGRLVDHIDQTPGFSLQHLRFLVIDEADRMIDSMHQSWLPRVVAAAFPSGGTRGPSALLQRTRPQAVTAASICCPQTPLQKLLFSATLTQNPEKLQQLGLFQPRLFSTGPVRRGLGAPDVDVDGDLGGKYLFPAGLAHHYVPCSLRSKPLVVLHLILEMKFSRVLCFTNSRENAHRLFLLVQAFGGVAVAEFSSRYGPGQRKMILKQFEQGKIQLLVSTDATARGIDVQGVQLVLNYDAPQYLRTYVHRVGRTARAGKTGQAFTLLLKVQERRFLRMLAEGGVPGLQRHDTPSELLQPLVPRYEEALSQLERAVKEEQKQKAA, encoded by the exons ATGGCGCTCTTCCACGTCGCGCGGTACGCCGGCCCTGAGGCGGCCGGGGCGGAGGCCGACGCGGACGGCCGGGCTCGCGCGCTGCTGCAGCGGCTGCAGTGCCGGGCTCGAGAGCGGGAGCTGCAGAGGCAGCCGCTGCAGCAGGAGCCCGCGGGGTCCGCGGAGCCCGCACAGGCGGCGgggaagcggcggcggcggccgcgcaGAACGCGGAGGCGCGAGGGCGGTGGGGCGCCGGCGAGCCCGGGCGAGCCGAACGGCAAGCGGCGGAGAGCGGACGGCGAGGACGCGGGCGCAG AGAGCAGCGAGGAGGCGCCGGAGGAGAGCAGCGTGGCCGCGGACGCAGCACGGCCGCCGGAGGGCCCAGGCGGCCCGCTCCCCGAAGAggcccctgggcccccagcccaggccctggtGCTCGGGGACTTCGGGAGGAGCAGGGCGCCAAAG GTCCAGCCATTCCTGCCGGTGTGGCTGGCTGAACCAAGCTGCGTTGGAAAGAATGTCACGGAAGGCCTAGTGCCTATCGAGGACATCCCTGAAGTGCACCCGGACCTGCAGAAGAAGCTGCGGGCACAGGGCATCTCGTCCTACTTTCCAG TCCAGGCAGCGGTGATCCCCGCGCTCCTGGAGAGCGCAGCCGGCGGGTTCCTGGTGAGCAGAGGCGGCTACTGGCCCAGCGACCTCTGTGTTTCCGCCCCGACGGGCAGCGGGAAGACCCTGGCCTTTGTCATCCCTGTGGTACAG GCCCTGCTGCCCCGAGCCGTGTGCCAGGTCCGCGCCCTGGCCGTGCTGCCAACCAAGGAGCTGGCCCAGCAG GTAAGCAAAGTGTTCAACGTCTACACAGACGCCACCTCCCTGCGGGTCGCTCTGGTCACCGGGCAGAAGTCGCTGGCCAAGGAGCAGGAGAGCCTGGTACAGAAGAC AGCAGACGGCTTCCGCTGCCTGGCCGACATCGTGGTGGCCACACCCGGCCGCCTGGTGGACCACATCGACCAAACCCCAGGATTCAGCCTCCAGCACCTCCGCTTCCTG GTCATCGACGAGGCTGACCGGATGATCGACAGCATGCACCAGTCCTGGCTGCCACGGGTGGTGGCGGCGGCCTTCCCCAGCGGGGGCACCAggggcccctctgctctgctgcaGAGAACGCGGCCCCAGGCTGTGACCGCAGCCAG CATCTGCTGTCCCCAGACGCCACTGCAGAAACTGCTCTTCTCGGCCACCCTGACCCAGAACCCCGAAAAGCTGCAGCAGCTCGGCCTCTTCCAGCCCCGGCTCTTCTCCACGGGGCCGGTGCGCAGGGGCCTCGGAGCCCCTGACGTGGACGTGGATGGGGACTTGGGTGGGAAGTACCTCTTCCCTGCGGGGCTCGCG CATCACTACGTGCCCTGCAGCCTCCGCTCCAAACCGCTGGTCGTCCTGCACCTGATCCTGGAAATGAAGTTCTCAAGGGTCCTCTGTTTCACCAACTCCCGCGAGAACGCCCACAG GCTGTTCCTGCTGGTCCAGGCTTTCGGGGGAGTGGCCGTGGCCGAGTTCTCCTCTCGCTACGGGCCTGGTCAGAGGAAGATGATCTTGAAGCAGTTTGAGCAGGGGAAGATTCAGCT CCTCGTCAGCACCGACGCCACGGCCCGCGGCATCGATGTGCAGGGTGTGCAGCTGGTGCTGAACTACGACGCCCCCCAGTACCTGCGGACCTACGTGCACCG GGTCGGCAGAACCGCCCGCGCTGGGAAGACCGGACAGGCCTTCACGCTGCTCCTCAAAGTGCAG GAGAGGCGATTCCTCCGGATGCTGGCTGAAGGTGGGGTTCCGGGGCTGCAGCGGCACGACACCCCCAGCGAGCTCCTGCAGCCGCTGGTTCCGCGGTACGAGGAGGCCTTGTCCCAGCTGGAGAGGGCGGTCAAG GAGGAGCAGAAGCAGAAGGCGGCCTAG